The Helianthus annuus cultivar XRQ/B chromosome 11, HanXRQr2.0-SUNRISE, whole genome shotgun sequence region TAGTGTGAGAACAGTATAATGTAACATCTCCGAATCACTTCACCAACCCACTAGCCGCAAAAGCAACGCAGGTCCCAGAGCACActctattatccaggggtcaaaaggctttaacccccgaaagggtgagcccctcactgcaagcagGGACACTAGTCAAAAGCATTATTCTTTGGGAGATGCCTTCTCCTATATAtgtgacacttcatttacttccTGAGACATTCCAGGCCAGTCTTGATTTCACGAAATCCCTGGCCATACATCATCAAGTACTTGCTTCTCGCAAGATACTCCTTTGTCACTTCCAACACACACATATTGTTTGCTCCATCATCCAAATCTGAACACATTTCAGAAGAGGATCCACAACAAACAATAAGAATAAAACTAGTGAatctccttccacgtcttgcaaacgtggggggaccccacgacccgcgttaggcaaagttgaacccttcaacccttttgcctaaccagccaaGCCACTATCTCTGGTCTaatatttgttgcatcaacaagttggcgcccaccgtggggccacGCCAGTATTTTTCTccaaaaagacctagtagtgtagctccattCTCTTGAAATTGCCATGTCCGAAAGTGGATCTCCCGGAGAAGTGAATCAGGTTCATAACACTTCCACTCCAGGTGCTAGCCAAGCTCATGCGGCTACACCTGCTTCCTTCTCAACACCAGGAGGCACCCCGGAGTTCCTAACTTTCAGTACACCTACTCCGTCCAGATCAGGGGTTCCTTCCCCCAATGTTGGTGTCACCAGTGCTCCGTCACATCGAGCTTACCCTGGAGGGGGTCGCCAAAAATTTCCTTGAGTTAAGATCCCCACTCAATCAATATGTGAGTAGAGAAAGGGACAAGGGAGTGAGGATCCGTCTGGACTATGATGAACCAGAGCCGACGTTGTCTCCTGGACCTCCTATCCCTCCCTTTGCATCTAGGGATGAGGCTGGACCCAGCAATCCTCCGAATCCTAACCCGTATCTATCAACAAGACCAAATCCTACAGTATATCCTCTCTTTTCGTCTCAACCTGCTGCAAGCAGTGCTCCACTGGGCCATGAGCTGACCCTTGATCAACTCCTGCAGTCCCCAGTAACAAGCCTTCCACCCACAACGACAACTTCATGGGAACAAGCCTTGTCGGtactccctttagcacgaagtgccgTTATGAGCACTCCCTTGGGAATTAATTGTTCTGTGGCACCcgaaagccttcaaggctttaacctaatgccccagatgatggccaacttcccgtggcaacacttcatcaatcaagtgctagccactcaaGGAAACAACAATGGTAACAACAATGTGGGTACAAGGGATGAAGAAGATTTGGCCAAGCCTTATAAGCCaagcaacctttcatgcttttcacagCAGATAGCCGATTATGACTTCCAGACAAAAATCAAGATGCCGGCCCACATCAGAacatatgatgggactgaagatcctgaAGACCACCTTCAGAtctgtaacaccacgtaaaaacgtgtccaattatacatagacacgtgtcctaaactccggtgatgtgaaagattgagtttaaGGAACTAAAGTTAACAACTAGTGAAAATATATAAACGAAAGGACGAAAAGTGTCAAtatgccaaacttgagcctctgaatgaccacacgTGAAGAAAATATTCATGGAGTACcggtggctattatctctgatagagatactagatacacctcccacttttggaaaagtttccaacaatctttgggcactcgcttgaattttagtactgcttaccatccccagactgatggtcagagtgagcgtactattcaaaccttggaagacatgcttcgtgcatgtgttattgatttgggtggtagttgggacgaccacctgccattgattgagttctcctataacaatagttatcataccagtattcaggctgcgccttttgaggcattatatggtaggaaatgcagaacgcctgtctgttgggcagaagtaggagaagctcagatatcaggaccagatatagtccttgaaacgaCGGATAAAATTTTCCAAATTCGAGATCGCCTAAAAGccgccagggataggcagaaaagctatgctgacatgaggcgaaaacctctaaagtttgaagtaggcgataaagtgttattaaaagtatcaccctggaaaggtgtgatgcgttttggtaaaaagggcaagttaagccctagatatatcggaccattcgagattctCGAATGTGTTGGCAGTGTAGCATATAGGCTAAGATTGCCAGAGGAGCTGAGTGGAATTCATGATGTGTTCCACgtttgtaatctcaagaaatgtttagctgatgagtctatagcaatgtctcataaagacgtgCAAGTTGATAAAAGCTTGAGATTCATTGAGAAGCCTATAGCAATTGAGGATCGGCAAGTCAAGAATCTCCGAAGAAAGTATGTACCgatagtaaaggttaaatgggacgcACGTAGAGGTctcgaatatacgtgggaagttgagtccactatgaaacagaagtaccctcacttgttccagtaaatctcggggtcgagatttctttttaGGGGGTGAGGAtataacaccacgtaaaaacgtgtccaattatacatagacacgtgtcctaaactccggtgatgtgaaagattgagtttaaGGAACTAAAGTTAACAACTAGTGAAAATATGCAaacgaaaggactaaaagtgtcaatatgccaaacttgagcctctgaatgaccacacgtgaagaaaatattcttaaTTGGGTGATTGATTGGATAtgcgaagccgtttgtgaaaataatcggaagattataaattacaagggttaaaagtgtcaatatgtcatTTCTGACCTCTGAGTGGCCTTTTAAAGAAACCGAGGCTtcgtaatattcaaatatactcccgagaatgtgtgataaaaatttcacgtgattccgagatcgttaagcatgttttctaaactttgggctaaaagcgtcaacttgatgaaacttgcgTTTATGAAGGAATCTAACGAacccgagcctaacgaagtttgtTTATACCTCCTTGGGCTCCAAGAAATCAACTACAAgggccttgattgccaaaaatgaAGTTAAAAAGGGTTTAGAACGTTCAGGGGTTGAAATTGCCAAGTTTCAAACTTGTTTTACCAGTTTTCCcggtccacgcggcccgcgtaagacccccttaaatcttacgcggcccgcctcagcatGCCAGTTACAGAAAAATGCTGCCAGGTGCGGGTTTGGCCTGTTCCACCGCCTTAACTTCGGTTTTAACGAATCTAGGGGCTGTTAAACGGTAAAAAAAATCCCCCTAGACACCTGGAGTGATCCTAGGATGTCCATCAACAGCTGCAATGATCTAAGGACATGGCCTTTCACTATAAAAGGAGTGCTAGTGTATTGTTCTTGGCACATCAATTGTAAACAACTTCAAAGGACTACCTCTGGAGCTTGCTAAGGACTTGGAGAAGActtgaagtgtagaaaagattgctaggaccattagtaagcttctaattacctctttaagttgtttaattagtttaattacttaaaagtcaaactttgtgcttaatcagtttgactttcgttttaattacatgtggcttaaccactgatcaaattgaaagtggttatgaaaccacaatagtataggtgattaacccctgaaagggtgtctcctaattatctcATTTGACTGattaaatgtcgggtcaaagtagtttgacaaaaagtcaaactggactgAAATTACATATTTGATTAAAATCAATAAACCAAAGGTTCTAAATTATaatttaacattctaatgacttggtaactATTATATaatcatgttttatcagtcctaatccgacaattaatgGTCTAAGAGCAGATTATAACCGAAaatcgcaaaagcttgacttttgctatgactttcagttctgaccaaTTCGAGCttatttcttccatgttttaagcttccattaggaccatattacattgtagtataactctctgaagttatattgcatggtgcctaatcgtttgtaatttatgctcttgatcgtaattatgctcattagTGCCTAAAACGCCCTTGTTGCATAAAACCAAGATTTTTAGCAATATGAATGgactaaaacctttgctactgatatttagacatgttccgaaagtttgacatcagtttgaggtctagaatgggagttatgcttaatagcgtaattaaggcactttttagtaattaaaaggcgtaattagcataaggccCATCTAAACCCGATTTCCGACACCAATCTTTTTAtctactgatgttaaataatattttgggatttttgaagatttttatttaattttaagcTGAACTTAACGCAGGATTATAGCCTAATTTCGGTAATTACCgattttacccttttcatgcataaaatgagttttacataactttttgaagccaaactttttgctactgatcataaatgataaatgtattattttgagccttataaactgaccaaaatatcagatttcctatttttaccttattagccctttaaatcgcatatttagcgtttttagcacctagtatgggtcaaaactatatttatcatttaaaactcataacctactgatgttttaaactaatttacataatattacagtaacctaatgttttaaactcagaaaTCTATTTTTAACCCTTaaaagcctatgtaaaattaccaaaatgcccctacggtgcataattgGTTATAAAAGGTATATTTTCCATAAGttaagtatcctactgatataacttaataaaatacatgtttttactaatctcatcagacctggaactcagttttataaataaattcttttataagcatcaaaattaccaaaatacccttatgggacttattttggtttaaattgctttTGGGAATAAATGTTGATATGCTACTTTATATTAACATACTTTGAGCATAAAAATGATTAATACCTGTTTATAACTtgtccggttacccgttacgcacctACGCATTCGAAACGGCTTACGTGACTactttacgtaaaatagccgaaacgggcttaactttgtcattaaaacctcattttccagaatgtgtttcgtttacccatattatacaagtatccaagcctgtcgggtctaaatcacattctatcccggtctcCGTTTAATCTACCGGTTAGGTCCATAAGGTTTCTTTCTAACTAgtcggtctaagtctttgacttaagtaaagacccgttagcatcctaatagataattaaaacttctatacagatttatagcttccggtaaaaagtgCCTTTCAGTAACTTTAGGGATTTACTGctacatcaggtaaatacttttaacttattttccctgtacgggcttgggatacggtatattaataccgcttggtcgggtatgggattattatgtcggattgtgatttaataaatccgcataacccgttttaatctgtattgtttgataacataaacatttgggggttaacgaccgtgtcctggatatccttggctcaattaagttattaatggccacgacctatgcacggggtgcaggcatgcacccgacagatgcaaatgctaaatattaatttacccacaagttggggataactcctctgtgggttctataagtggtgagtcagttaatcatatCCGGCTTACAAACCagccccacatgtatgacaagcatgtaaaactgtatacaagattttaataagattgtcccaagttaataaggatttgtgccttgtgcatctaaaccaattttcttaaatgttttcaaaacgagtcagttaaattgtatttaccagtgtatactgacgtattttcctaaagattgaattgacaggtacttctcgtaataggctggagctatatagggtgttatagaggatcttgcaaatcccaatagatacccggagtctgtagtttttgttttcttgtactttatgatccgcctgtggatcttattacattccagtctgtattattCATGTACTCGAACAGcgacagacagtatggtttgtaatagtttatttacccagccttccgctgtgctatattattgtgtgtattgacaatgatgatatcaactacgtcacgatactccccgccgggcccaccggtaatacgtggaatattggggtgtgacaggttggtatcagagccaacattgagtgaattaaacactaaccttttgtgtttaatctcaatgacacaataagcacattccttagactctcgagtctaggcaaatgacctaggatGCATCTTTATCTTTCCtttgttatttttatgttttgttttattttttgttcTCTTGTTCAACAGGAAGTTAACCATCATGCCTCCAAGACTAAGAGGACGTGGCAAGGGTCCCATGCGTGGAGGACCGTCAACAGCTGGACCATCTCACAAACGCACTCCATCGGCGTCTTTCTCCACCTCCGACTCCTGCGATATGTGGGGTCAACCTTTCGAGCCGGCAAGACACTCAGTCTCGCTCAGCTCTTCGCCATCTTTTCATCCATCTTTCGGACCATTTGCTCCAAATGAGCCCGAACACTCTCACCATTCAGATCAATCTCACCATTCGCATGAATCTTACCCACCGCCACTCGTTGCAGTCTCATTCATTTCATCATTCCGAATCCCCTTACTCTCCAAGACAATTCAACCCAGCCGACTATGTGAACGACTTCCTTGGCTATAACCCATTGGGCCCTGAGGACCATTTCTCTCAGGAAATGGAAATGGATGATGATCCCGACCCGGAGATGCAAACAGGAACCCCGGGCCACCCTATCAGCATATCTAGTGGGTCTCCGTTTCAAGGATCCCCTTACCGTGGACCCGACTCCTTCCAAGAGAAGATGGCTACCTATGACTGGTTCTTTACTCCATCTTATCATAGCTCTCCGGCTCAACCACCTTTAGATGATCCTCAACTTCAAGctgtctcaccaccaccactcccggTAGAGGAGCCACCGCAGCAGCCACCGCAACCACCTCCCGAGCCTCCGAGGCGAAGGAGGAACGCTCGCATGTCCGTTAGAGGAGGACCCCGTTTCAGTTCTCCTCGAGGGTCGAGTTCCTATCCCCTATTCCAGAGGACCCTCAGATGGGTGGGCCCTCAAACACGGCACCGGAGGATAATCCTCCGCAAGCTTCTTATGCACCACCTATGCCGCCTGTGGGATTTGATAACCCAATTCCGACGTACCCAGGTTCTTCCGGGTATAATCCTTATGGAGACCCGTCGGGATATCCATTGGGCTATGGAACTCATGACCCATATCTTACGGCTGCGCAGTATCACCACCTTTATCCTTCTACTTACCCTCCTATGCCTCCAACTGACTACCCAATTCAGGGTTATCAGTATCCTCCGTATCAACCACTTCCTTCCCAGCAACTACAGCAGCAACAAACTCAGGAAATCTTAGAAAGGTTGATAAGGTTGAGCATGAAACTAAGAAGAACAAGGAGAGGCATACTAGCTTCATGAAAGGCCTCGCCAACCTTATCAAGGGGAAGAAGAAATAGAGggttgttttgtttcttgtttatTGTAATCATGTCCCTGCATGGACATTTGTTTGATTTCTGTATCAAGTCCCTGCGATGACTTATTTTTCATTTATGTATACCCCTGCGCGGGTAGTTTGTCTTTTcttaagtcccgtttagggcagttgTATTCGTTTTCCTCGTAATGAAGTTTTAACTTTGGTTTTAATTGTGTATTTTATTACCCCATGTTATTTCCtttcaatttataattgatctgccaaagaaactcttagaggtataacctagccaaagtattaattagctatgatggtacaacctttttaagataGCAAACCTCTGTTAACATTTGAAAATGTGTTAACATTCCCAGCTGTGCGGTACGAGAAACCACACAAGTTTCCAAAGAGTACTTGGATCATTCCAAGTCATTTAAAGCCAAATTGATCAATGCGAATCCTGGCTAATAAATATCAGTGTGATGTATACATCaagacatccatttgagatgcatGCTTTAAGCAAAGGTGTAAATGACAATGAAAGTACGATTcataaacttcttgtcaaaaggGCGATGAACTTTGTTCAGACCTTAAAAGATCACTGGTTTTTGAGATCATAATTAGAATCTCAACTCGTTCTTATGACAAGCTTCCTAAGCTATTTAAATGTCCTTTGAAACGAGTTTAATGATAAGTAAAAAGTCTTctatgacattgacagttgtgaAACTTCTATCTTTCCCCTGTCTAATAATGTGTAGAATAATGCATTATGTAAGCTTTTAGTTATGTCTTGAAATGGTCtaaatggtttaataataccatgaccatTGAATCATCAATGCGATGAATTTATGtgtaatttaaatattattattgtcTATATTATAGCATTCAGAAATGGCTGGCTCAGACGAAGTAAACAGTCATCCAGCACAGGGCAACACCAGAATCAATATTACTGGTGCCGAATTGCAAGCTTTAATCACTGCTGCAGTCTCTCAAGCGGTAGATGCTAAGTTTAAGGAGCCGAGTATTGTTCGGTCTCAAACTCACTTAAAAACCCATTCTCAGTCACATACTCACAAGAAGAGTGAGTCAGTGCATTCGTCTAACCAAGGTAGTATACCCAAGAGGCAGGTAGATCTTGAGCCGACCCCTAGGTACGCCAAGGGttgtacctacaagtattttgtttCCTGTAAGCCGAGAGATTTTACGGGAGAAAAAGGGGCGATAGACTGTATGAAGTGGTTAGATGAGATGTAGACGGTGATAGACATTAGCGGTTGCGCTAAGGAAGATGTAGTTATGTTTGTCTCCCAATCTTTTAAGGGCGATGTCCTTACGTGGTGGAAAGCACTTGTACAGTCCACCGGGAAGGTCCGTTTGTATAACCTTTCCTGGGAGAAGTTTGTCGATCTGGTTAAGGACACTTATTGTCCTCAACACGAAGTAGAGCGTGTAGAGACTGATTTTCTCACCCTCCTGATGAAGGATCTAGAttgtagatcctatgtgactagTTTCAATTCCATGTCCAGACTGGTGCCGTATTTAGTCACACCTGAGCCTAAGCGCATTGcgcgttttatcggtggtttagcccctgAAGTTAAGGGGAATGTTAAGGCTTCAAAGCCCGCCACCTATAGATCCGCAGTGGATCTATCACTATCCCTCACTTTGGATATTGTGAGGAGCAGGGCGAAAAAACACTCTGAAgaagggaaaaggaaaagagaGGATGATCAGTCCTCTCAGTCAAATAAGAAAGGAAAAGGGTACTCTGGTTCCAAGCAAGGGCAGACTGGTGACAAGCCCAGGTGCAAGACTTTCCATAAGAGGCATTTTGGCAAGTGCAACCGGGACCCACAGGCCAaaccatgtgggatttgcaagaagaaagggcacaagtctgttgagtgccgaaacatcaaggatgcaacctgttatggttgcaatgaaaaggggcatatcaagaccaattgccccaagaatgcgaagaagcctgaagaggctaaGAAGAACAATGCCCGAGTGTTCCAGATGCAGGCACGGGAAGCGGTGACTGATGAAaacgtcataacaggtaccttcctcatcaataatatttatgctagagtcttatttgattccggtgctgataagtctttcgtagatcataagttttgtaagttattgaatttgcctattaagactctagacataaaatatgaggtagaactcgctgatggtaccttagaatctgcttcaactcttcttgatggatgttcaatatccattaagaaccattctatTCCGCTGTCCCCcctgccaatgaaattggctggttttgatatagttttaggcatggattggttgtcgcataaccaagcccaaattgcctgtgATAAAAAGCTTATCATTATCAAAACCCCCTCCGGTGAATCAGTCACTATCCAAGGAGACACACAATATGGATTGCCAAGCAACGTGTCTATTCTTAAAGTATCCCAGTGTTTGAATGgtggatgtgtcatttacatggcacaagtgtcGGTGAGTGATCCAAAACCGAAGATTGAGGACATCCCAATTATTTCAGAgtatcctgatgtctttcctgacgaattacctggattacctcctgagagtCAAGTAGAATTCAGGATAGATATTCTCCCTGGATCTGCGCCTATTGCACGAGCTCCATATCGcctagctcctaccgaaatgaaAGAGCTCAGAACTCGACTGGATGATTTATTGGAAAAAGGTTTCATTCAgcccagctcttcgccttggggagctccaattttgtttgtgaaaaagaaggacggatcaatgcgtttatgcattgattaccgggaactgaataaggtaacgatcaagaatcgttatcctttacccaggatcgatgatttgttcgatcaactccAAGAAGCGAGTTACTTTTCAAAGATAGAtttgagatctgggtatcatcaacttaaaGTTCGAACCGAAGATGTTCCGAAGACgacattcagaacaaggtatggacactttgagttcttagtgatgccttttgggctcactaatgcgcctgcaacattcatggacctcatgaatagagtctgcaaaccctatttagataagtttgtcattgtttttatagacgacatacttatcTACTCGCGTAGCCAAGTGGAGCATGAAAAGCACCTTCGATGTATTTTAGAACTGCTTCGACAGGAGAAgttatatgccaaattctctaagtgtgaattttggcttcgcaaagtccagttccttggacatgtggtcagtgaACACGGTATTCAAGTAGATCCTGCCAAAGTAGAGGCTGTAATGAATTGGGAAGCGCCTAAGACAcctacagaaattcgcagctttctgggtttaccaggatattataggagattcattgagaacttaTCAAGAATAGCTGCACCATTGACTTCCTTAACCCGTAAGAATGTGAAATTTCCCTGGGGTcccaagcagcaggaatccttcgaaaCTTTAAAGCAAAAATTGAGCAATGCTCCGGTTTTGTCGTTACAGGAAGGAGTTGAAGACTTTGTTGTTTATTGCGATgcttcacacactggcatggggtgcgtacttatgcagaggggcaatgtaattgcctatgcatcgcgacagctaaaggtgcatgaaaagaactacaccactcacgatttggaattgggtgctgtggtattcgcactaaagttatggagacactatttgtatgggaCAAAATGTGTAATCTActcggatcacaaaagtctccaacatttGTTTAGTCAAAAagagctcaatatgagacaacgtcgttggatggaaacattaaatgattacgattgcgagattcgctaccatcccggtaaggcgaatgtggtcgcagaTGCTTTAAGCCGAAAAGAAAGAGTTAAGTCAATTAGGATCAATGCAAAGAGCATTGAgttgaagaacaatttgaatgaaaGACTGTTGGCTGCACAAAAAGATGCTATATTGGAAGATAATCTTCCAAATGAAAAATTAGGTGTAATTGCTGAATAGTTAACACCTGGAAGAGATGGAATTCTTAGAATGAACggtagaatttgggttcctattcaaggaggacttcgggatgtgaTCCTTTAGGAAACCCATAATTCCAAGTATTCAGTTCACCCGGgaggtgacaagatgtatcaagatctaaaggcaaattattggtggataggtttaaagaaatctattgccacccatgtagctaagtgcctgacatgtgctcagattaaagctgaacatcaaaagccatcaggtcttCTACAACAACCGgaacttcccacttggaaatgggagaaggtaaccatggattttatcaccaagttacctaaTACAAGGCAcggaaatgacactatatgggttatagttgatagactgacgaagtcagcccatttcttacccatcaaggaaactcatagctccgataagcTAGCCCAATTAtatgtcgataagattgtagctcttcatggagtaccggtggcaattatctctgatagagatactagatacacctcccacttttggaaaagtttccaacaatctttgggcactcgcttgaattttagtactgcttaccatccccagactgatggtcagagtgagcgtactattcaaaccttggaagacatgcttcgtgcatgtgttattgatttgggtggtagttgggacgaccacctgccattgattgagttctcctataacaatggTTATCATACCAgtattcaggctgcgccttttgaggcattatatggtaggaaat contains the following coding sequences:
- the LOC118484203 gene encoding extensin-like, with the translated sequence MSHKDVQVDKSLRFIEKPIAIEDRQVKNLRRKKLTIMPPRLRGRGKGPMRGGPSTAGPSHKRTPSASFSTSDSCDMWGQPFEPINLTIRMNLTHRHSLQSHSFHHSESPYSPRQFNPADYVNDFLGYNPLGPEDHFSQEMEMDDDPDPEMQTGTPGHPISISSGSPFQGSPYRGPDSFQEKMATYDWFFTPSYHSSPAQPPLDDPQLQAVSPPPLPVEEPPQQPPQPPPEPPRRRRNARMSVRGGPQDPQMGGPSNTAPEDNPPQASYAPPMPPVGFDNPIPTYPGSSGYNPYGDPSGYPLGYGTHDPYLTAAQYHHLYPSTYPPMPPTDYPIQGYQYPPYQPLPSQQLQQQQTQEILERLIRLSMKLRRTRRGILAS